In one window of Reinekea forsetii DNA:
- a CDS encoding ABC transporter ATP-binding protein → MSNKVEFKNVGKSFNGQPAVSNVNFLINDGQLVTLLGPSGCGKTTTLRMVAGLELPSEGSIFIGDDDVTRVSAAQRSVGMVFQSYALFPHMTVMDNVCYGLLANKVKKELAVILATEALDKVGMKQLVARHPSELSGGQQQRVAIARSLVTQPKVLLFDEPLSNLDAKLRRKVRQDIRDLQRDIGVTSVYVTHDQEEALAISDEIIVMEQGRIKQIGTPKALYNSPNSRFVADFIGDTNIVTCEALKLNDNGTTKLTLEGAEFEHSKRLVAKESYCLSIRPSAIRLFTANVGNSIKATVLSSSYLGGHKEYNLRTDAGQELFVVDHSFDDQLSEGAVVYATINGLGASVVDE, encoded by the coding sequence TGTTACCCTCTTAGGCCCATCGGGCTGTGGCAAGACAACGACATTAAGGATGGTCGCGGGTTTAGAACTTCCGTCCGAAGGTTCCATATTCATAGGTGACGACGATGTTACTCGAGTGAGTGCGGCGCAACGAAGTGTCGGCATGGTATTCCAATCGTATGCCCTGTTTCCCCATATGACGGTAATGGATAATGTCTGCTATGGGCTATTGGCCAATAAGGTTAAAAAAGAATTGGCGGTTATATTGGCTACCGAAGCTCTGGATAAGGTGGGCATGAAGCAACTTGTCGCTCGTCATCCCAGTGAGTTGTCTGGAGGCCAGCAGCAGCGGGTCGCTATTGCGCGTTCTTTGGTCACTCAGCCCAAGGTATTGCTGTTTGACGAGCCGTTGTCGAATTTAGATGCCAAGCTGCGGCGCAAGGTTCGGCAAGATATTCGGGATCTTCAGCGAGACATTGGCGTAACCTCAGTTTATGTGACCCACGATCAAGAAGAGGCGTTGGCGATCTCCGATGAGATCATTGTCATGGAGCAGGGTCGGATCAAGCAGATAGGCACGCCGAAGGCACTCTATAACAGCCCTAACAGTCGATTTGTAGCGGATTTTATTGGCGATACCAACATAGTTACCTGTGAAGCGCTTAAGTTGAATGACAACGGAACAACCAAACTGACCCTAGAAGGCGCCGAATTCGAACATTCAAAGCGGCTAGTAGCTAAAGAGAGCTATTGTCTATCGATACGCCCGAGTGCAATTAGGCTATTTACAGCCAACGTTGGCAACTCCATAAAGGCGACTGTCTTGTCATCAAGCTATTTGGGTGGCCATAAGGAATATAATCTACGCACGGACGCGGGGCAGGAGCTGTTTGTTGTTGACCATTCCTTTGACGATCAGTTGTCAGAAGGTGCCGTTGTCTATGCCACTATAAACGGTCTAGGTGCTTCAGTAGTCGATGAGTAA